In one window of Candidatus Fonsibacter ubiquis DNA:
- a CDS encoding tetratricopeptide repeat protein, which yields MIKTIFLTVLLAFSLSTLDLKAADSGPSPEIIKKTNPTYAEAKTLVKSKKFDKAAVMLEELLKDSKNASNPDILNDYAYSLRNLKQFEKAEKFYLAALKINPKHPGANEYLGELYLQTKRPAEAKKILEVLKTCNCEEYKELKEKVEKYK from the coding sequence ATGATAAAAACTATTTTTCTTACAGTTTTACTTGCATTTTCACTTAGCACTTTAGATCTAAAGGCTGCAGACTCTGGTCCGTCTCCAGAAATTATTAAAAAAACTAACCCAACTTACGCTGAGGCAAAAACTTTAGTTAAAAGTAAAAAGTTTGATAAGGCAGCTGTAATGTTAGAAGAACTATTAAAAGATAGTAAAAATGCAAGCAATCCTGACATTTTAAATGACTACGCTTATTCACTTAGAAATCTAAAACAGTTTGAAAAGGCAGAAAAATTTTACTTAGCAGCTCTTAAAATTAATCCAAAGCATCCTGGTGCAAATGAGTATTTAGGTGAACTTTATCTTCAAACAAAGCGACCTGCCGAAGCTAAGAAAATTTTAGAAGTTTTAAAGACTTGTAACTGCGAAGAATACAAAGAATTGAAAGAAAAAGTAGAAAAGTATAAATAA
- a CDS encoding NADH-quinone oxidoreductase subunit A: MFFEYLQNYLTILIFLFVAIGVGIAFIVVNFLCAPSKPDAEKLSAYECGFEPFGDSRMKFDVRFYLVSILFIIFDLEVAFLFPWAITLGQIGSLGFWSMMIFLGTLTVGFIYEWRKGALDWE, encoded by the coding sequence ATGTTCTTTGAATACTTACAAAACTATCTTACTATTTTAATATTTTTGTTCGTCGCCATCGGAGTTGGAATAGCCTTTATTGTTGTTAATTTTCTGTGCGCTCCAAGCAAACCCGATGCTGAAAAACTATCAGCTTATGAGTGCGGATTTGAGCCTTTTGGAGATTCAAGAATGAAGTTTGATGTGCGTTTTTATTTAGTATCTATTCTTTTTATTATTTTTGACCTTGAGGTTGCTTTCCTTTTTCCATGGGCAATCACCTTAGGTCAGATCGGCTCTTTGGGGTTTTGGTCCATGATGATTTTCCTTGGAACTTTAACTGTTGGTTTTATTTATGAGTGGAGAAAAGGAGCTTTGGATTGGGAATGA
- a CDS encoding quinone oxidoreductase family protein has translation MVKAIRITETGNTNVMKFVDVELKKLAPNEVLIRNKAIGLNYIDVYHRAGTYPLPLPTGIGLEAAGVIEEVGSDVKEFKVGDRVAHAAAPPGSYSEKQVYPQEKLVKIPDYISDEIASCIMLKGITSEYLLHRAYKVKKDQFILYHAAAGGVGQVLCQWAKSLGCKVIGTVGSEDKVKIAKENGCDFVINYSKESFSQKVKEITNGKMLDVVYDGVGAKTFEESIECLAIRGTMVSFGNASGLVEKVDPKKHIAPKGLFFTRPSIAHYTVTREELVNSTNTVFDAIKTGKFKVKIFKKFALKDAVLAHEELEARKLTGPSILVP, from the coding sequence ATGGTTAAAGCAATTAGAATTACAGAGACTGGTAATACAAACGTGATGAAGTTTGTAGATGTGGAGCTTAAAAAGCTAGCACCCAATGAAGTCTTAATAAGAAATAAAGCAATTGGATTAAATTATATCGATGTTTATCACCGTGCAGGGACCTACCCTTTACCCCTTCCAACAGGGATCGGCCTTGAGGCTGCTGGAGTAATTGAAGAGGTTGGATCAGATGTAAAAGAATTTAAAGTTGGTGACCGTGTTGCCCATGCTGCTGCACCTCCAGGATCGTATTCAGAAAAACAAGTTTATCCGCAAGAAAAATTAGTAAAAATTCCAGATTACATTTCAGATGAAATTGCCTCATGCATTATGCTTAAGGGAATTACCTCTGAATATTTATTACACCGAGCTTATAAAGTTAAAAAAGATCAATTTATTTTATATCATGCTGCCGCAGGTGGAGTTGGCCAAGTGTTATGTCAGTGGGCAAAATCTTTAGGATGCAAAGTTATTGGCACCGTTGGTTCAGAAGATAAGGTTAAAATTGCAAAGGAAAATGGCTGTGATTTTGTCATTAATTATTCAAAGGAAAGTTTTTCGCAAAAGGTAAAAGAAATTACAAATGGAAAAATGCTTGATGTGGTTTACGATGGTGTGGGCGCTAAAACATTTGAAGAGTCCATTGAATGTTTAGCAATCCGCGGAACCATGGTTTCCTTTGGTAATGCATCAGGACTAGTTGAAAAGGTTGATCCTAAAAAACATATCGCACCAAAGGGATTATTTTTTACTCGTCCTTCAATTGCACATTATACGGTAACAAGGGAAGAATTAGTTAATAGTACAAACACTGTATTTGATGCAATCAAAACAGGTAAATTTAAAGTTAAAATATTTAAAAAATTTGCACTTAAAGATGCAGTACTAGCTCACGAAGAATTAGAGGCTAGAAAATTAACGGGCCCTTCGATTTTAGTTCCGTAA